The window GGACCGTGGTCTTCCACGACCCCTGCTACCTGGGCCGCCACAACGGGGTCTACGAGGCCCCCCGGGAGGTGCTGAAGGGGGTGGGCTTCCGCCTCGAGGAGCCCCCCAGGGCCCGGGAGAAGAGCTTCTGCTGCGGGGCGGGCGGGGCCCAGTTCTGGAAGGAGGAGGAGCCCGGGGCCATGCGGGTTTCGGAGAACCGCTACCGGGAGCTCAAGGCCACGGGGGCTAAGACCATCGCCACGGGCTGCCCCTTCTGCATGGCCATGATGAACGTGGAGGTGGCCCAGGACGAGGCGCCCCCTGAGGTTCTGGACGTGGCCGAGCTTTTGGCCGCGCGCCTCAAGGCCTAAGGGGCCTCCGCCGAGGCGCAAGCTCGTAGACGGCGAAGGCCCGATACCCCTCCATCCACCCCTCCCCGTAGGCCCGAAGGCGGAGGCCAGGGGGAGGGGTGAGGAGTTCCCACGTGCCCCAGTAGTAAGGGCTTTCCCGGCCGCGCCTCCTCGCCTCCTTTTCCGTGAAGCCCTCCACCAAAAGGAGCCCCCCGGGCTTTAGGAAGGCCCCGAGGGCCCGGAGGAGGGGGCGGTGGACGAAGTAGCAGAGGAGGATGCCCGAGAAGGGCCCCTTTGGGAGGTGGAGGGGCGCGTCCATGGCCTCGAGGTCCAGCTCCAACAGGCTAAGCCCCGGGGTCCCCTGAAGTTTCTCCAGGGCCGCCCGGCTCCGCTCCACCAGGACCACGGGCTGCCCCCTCTCCAGGAAGGGCTTTGCGTTCCGCCCCAGGCCCCCCGCCAGGTCCAGCACGGGGCCTTCCGGGACGAAGGGCCCGTAGGCCCGCACCACGAAGGCGGGGGGGCGCGTTTCCTCCCATTCCCGCCAAAAGGCTTCCCAGTCCCTAGGCATCCTCCCTCAGGGCGTAGGCCACCCCCACCCCCAGGATGGCCAGGGTGACGGCAAAGAAAAAGGCCTTGGGCATGTGAGGGACGAAGCCCAGGTGGGCCAGCTCGGCGTAGGAGCCCACCCCTTCCAAAAGGAGCTTCACCCCCGCCCAGCCCACCAGGAGGTAGGCCACCTTCTCCAGCCGGGGGTGGCGCTCCATGAGGGCCACCATCCACCCCGCGGCCAGGCGCACGAAGAGGATGCCCAAGGCCACCCCCAAGAAAACCAGGAGGAGGTCCCGGGAGAAGGCCACCACCGCCAGGATGGAGTCCACGGCGAAGGCCAGGTCCACCAGGTTCATGAGGAGGACGATGCGCCAGAACTCCGCCGCCCCTAGCTGGGGTGGGGCCTTTTCCTCCCCCTCTTGCCTTAGGTGCTGGACCATGAGGTAGACCAGGTAAAGCCCCCCCAGGACCTGGATCCACCAGACCCGGATGAGGAAGACCGCGAAGAGGAGGGCAAGCCCCCTCAGGAGGTAGGCCCCAAGAAGGCCGTAGAAAAGGGCCCGGGCCCGGAGGGCGGGGGGGAGGGGCTTCACCATCACCGCCAGCACCATGGCGTTGTCCCCCGAGAGAAGGGCCTCGAG of the Thermus oshimai DSM 12092 genome contains:
- a CDS encoding TerC family protein translates to MSGEGLLVLLTVAALEALLSGDNAMVLAVMVKPLPPALRARALFYGLLGAYLLRGLALLFAVFLIRVWWIQVLGGLYLVYLMVQHLRQEGEEKAPPQLGAAEFWRIVLLMNLVDLAFAVDSILAVVAFSRDLLLVFLGVALGILFVRLAAGWMVALMERHPRLEKVAYLLVGWAGVKLLLEGVGSYAELAHLGFVPHMPKAFFFAVTLAILGVGVAYALREDA
- a CDS encoding class I SAM-dependent methyltransferase, yielding MPRDWEAFWREWEETRPPAFVVRAYGPFVPEGPVLDLAGGLGRNAKPFLERGQPVVLVERSRAALEKLQGTPGLSLLELDLEAMDAPLHLPKGPFSGILLCYFVHRPLLRALGAFLKPGGLLLVEGFTEKEARRRGRESPYYWGTWELLTPPPGLRLRAYGEGWMEGYRAFAVYELAPRRRPLRP